A window from Triticum aestivum cultivar Chinese Spring chromosome 6D, IWGSC CS RefSeq v2.1, whole genome shotgun sequence encodes these proteins:
- the LOC123140691 gene encoding uncharacterized protein produces MRGLKISCETTDMEEEQERVRGLPAGPAASGLRPPPSRRCTGAVCRHCRWCVFQVYPADAAPSAATTSSPDRPHRIRPAGTALHTHPAQSSQLHQGEPLLPCSGVVPDKPASVAAVEEEK; encoded by the exons ATGCGAG GATTGAAGATCAGCTGTGAGACGACTGACATGGAGGAAGAGCAGGAGCGAGTGCGCGGGCTTCCTGCCGGACCTGCTGCATCTGGTCTGCGGCCACCTCCCTCTCGCCGATGCACCGGCGCTGTCTGCAGGCACTGTCGCTGGTGCGTGTTCCAAGTATACCCGGCTGACGCGGCGCCATCAGCTGCTACAACATCTTCGCCGGACCGTCCGCATCGGATTCGCCCGGCCGGGACAGCCCTCCACACCCACCCCGCGCAATCGTCGCAGCTCCACCAAGGAGAGCCCCTCCTTCCTTGCTCCGGCGTGGTGCCCGACAAGCCAGCTAGTGTGGCTGCAGTCGAGGAGGAAAAATAG